From Vibrio crassostreae, one genomic window encodes:
- a CDS encoding TetR/AcrR family transcriptional regulator translates to MTARKAGRPQKNLDVRQLLIEHARDLFVVLPYDKVSTRLIAERAGVNIAMIRYYFGSKAGLFEAMLRETLRPMQLQMQRLVEEGSHESFLDLMRTYYKEMVKVPKFPRLLAQVMNMPPSEVQRELLEKVFHDVAKPAQDVIFEKLVEQGVLRKEMDPKLCRVSYISLMVFPFIAPPPLLAIHGIEINEEFLNRLIEHNIKLMTEGFINTPSPSSVQDQR, encoded by the coding sequence ATGACGGCACGAAAAGCGGGGCGACCTCAAAAGAACTTAGATGTTCGACAGTTATTAATTGAGCATGCTCGTGATCTGTTTGTCGTTCTGCCATACGACAAGGTCTCGACACGCCTGATTGCTGAGCGTGCGGGTGTCAATATTGCGATGATCCGTTATTACTTTGGCAGTAAGGCCGGGCTGTTTGAAGCCATGCTGCGTGAAACGCTACGACCGATGCAATTGCAGATGCAAAGGTTGGTTGAAGAAGGTAGTCATGAGAGCTTTCTTGATCTAATGCGGACTTACTACAAAGAGATGGTCAAGGTACCTAAGTTTCCTCGCTTGCTGGCCCAAGTGATGAATATGCCTCCCTCTGAAGTGCAAAGAGAATTGCTCGAAAAGGTTTTTCACGATGTCGCTAAGCCAGCTCAGGATGTCATTTTTGAAAAACTGGTTGAACAAGGCGTTTTAAGAAAAGAGATGGATCCCAAACTCTGCCGCGTGTCGTATATAAGCTTGATGGTGTTCCCGTTCATTGCGCCCCCACCTTTGCTTGCTATTCATGGTATTGAGATTAATGAAGAATTTCTTAACCGCTTAATCGAACACAACATTAAATTGATGACAGAAGGCTTTATAAATACGCCTAGCCCTTCTTCTGTGCAGGACCAAAGATAA
- the leuA gene encoding 2-isopropylmalate synthase has product MNDQVIIFDTTLRDGEQALAASLTVKEKLQIAYALERLGVDVIEAGFPVSSPGDFESVQTIAKNIKDSRICALSRAVAKDIDAAAEALKVAEQFRIHTFISTSTVHVQDKLRRSYDDVVEMAVKAVKHARNYTDDVEFSCEDAGRTPIDNLCRMVEAAINAGAKTINIPDTVGYTVPNEFGGIIQTLFDRVPNIDQAIISVHCHDDLGMSVANSIAAVQAGARQIEGTINGIGERAGNCSLEEIAMIIKTRQELLGVHTGLDHKEIHRTSKLVSQLCHMPIQDNKAIVGANAFSHSSGIHQDGMLKNKNTYEIMTPESIGLKNKALNLTSRSGRAAVKSHMDAMGYKDNEYNLDSLYEDFLKLADRKGQVFDYDLEALMHFANLRDEDDFYKLNYLSVQSGSVMSTTSIKLQCGDEEKCEAAVGNGPVDALYQCIYRLTGYEIALDKFDLTAKGEGEDGLGQADIIANYKGRKYHGTGVSTDIVEASGQALLHVINSIQRADTIAEMKQQKIATV; this is encoded by the coding sequence ATGAACGATCAAGTGATAATTTTTGACACGACCTTACGTGATGGCGAGCAAGCGTTGGCTGCAAGCTTAACGGTAAAAGAGAAATTACAGATCGCTTATGCACTTGAACGACTGGGTGTAGATGTTATTGAAGCGGGTTTTCCTGTGTCATCACCAGGCGATTTTGAATCAGTACAAACCATCGCAAAGAATATTAAAGATAGCCGTATATGTGCGCTTTCTCGTGCAGTAGCGAAAGATATTGATGCCGCAGCCGAAGCACTAAAAGTGGCTGAACAGTTCCGTATTCATACCTTTATTTCTACATCGACGGTTCACGTACAAGACAAATTACGCCGCAGCTACGACGATGTTGTCGAGATGGCAGTGAAAGCGGTAAAGCATGCGCGTAACTATACCGATGATGTTGAATTCTCTTGTGAAGATGCCGGTCGTACACCTATCGACAACCTATGTCGTATGGTTGAAGCAGCAATTAACGCTGGCGCAAAAACCATCAACATTCCAGACACCGTAGGCTACACAGTACCGAATGAGTTTGGTGGCATTATCCAAACGCTATTTGATCGCGTACCAAACATCGATCAAGCGATCATCTCTGTTCACTGTCACGATGACTTAGGCATGTCGGTTGCTAACTCAATTGCTGCCGTTCAAGCAGGTGCTCGTCAAATTGAAGGCACAATCAATGGTATTGGTGAGCGTGCGGGTAACTGTTCTTTAGAAGAAATCGCAATGATCATCAAAACTCGTCAAGAGCTTTTGGGTGTTCACACAGGCTTGGATCATAAAGAGATTCACCGTACCAGTAAGTTGGTTAGCCAGCTTTGCCACATGCCAATTCAAGACAACAAAGCAATCGTTGGTGCTAACGCATTCAGCCACTCTTCAGGTATCCACCAAGACGGCATGCTTAAGAACAAGAACACTTACGAGATCATGACGCCTGAGTCTATTGGCTTGAAGAACAAAGCATTGAACTTAACAAGCCGCAGTGGTCGTGCAGCCGTTAAAAGCCACATGGATGCAATGGGCTACAAAGACAATGAGTACAACCTAGATTCATTGTACGAAGACTTCTTGAAGCTTGCTGACCGTAAAGGCCAAGTATTCGATTACGACCTAGAAGCACTAATGCACTTCGCAAATCTACGCGACGAAGATGACTTCTATAAACTTAACTACCTAAGCGTACAATCTGGTAGTGTTATGTCTACCACCAGCATCAAGCTTCAATGTGGTGATGAAGAGAAATGCGAAGCGGCTGTCGGTAACGGCCCTGTTGATGCGCTATACCAATGTATTTACCGCTTAACGGGGTACGAAATTGCATTGGATAAATTCGACCTTACCGCGAAAGGTGAAGGCGAAGATGGCCTAGGCCAAGCTGATATTATTGCTAACTATAAAGGCCGCAAGTACCACGGTACAGGCGTATCAACCGATATCGTTGAAGCTTCTGGTCAGGCGCTACTGCATGTTATCAATAGCATTCAACGCGCAGACACCATTGCTGAAATGAAACAGCAAAAAATCGCGACAGTTTAA
- a CDS encoding efflux RND transporter periplasmic adaptor subunit, producing MKINKKLLFFPALAVGVIGLVAAINLKPDLPTKPAGDRARLVDTVSLEQQLIAPLAVGFGKVVPKVEWKAIAEVTGQIVYRHPDLEKGQVIPAGTVVLKVDPLDYELKLIQAEADLKSSQTSLAKLNQEEDNLNQTLKIEKNRLVISNKELQRKQDLRKKGLTSQSDVDLQKQSALSQQKLVLDIANQIALMPDEKRVAQAVIKVNVSKVKEAQRSLDKTTVTLPRAMRIAQVDIEQNQVVNLQQEMFIAHGIDVMEVEAQLSIHDIQTLASSFKQFPRDTAGIPNPYEAPIKASIQLNSGNLNLSWPAKVARISETVDENQATAGIILEIAQDYSQLQPDSATPLVNGMFVKAEIEGVANLSWVLPERALHGDKVYLMDDNQRLQVVNVEVLYRRDNQVVVSGELQTGDKLVLNDVLPAIEGMLLKESNSEEDELESDTQESAS from the coding sequence ATGAAAATAAATAAAAAACTACTCTTCTTTCCAGCACTTGCGGTTGGTGTGATTGGCCTTGTCGCCGCGATTAACTTGAAGCCGGATCTTCCAACCAAACCTGCGGGTGATAGAGCCCGCTTAGTTGATACAGTAAGCCTAGAGCAACAACTGATAGCGCCGTTAGCGGTTGGCTTTGGCAAGGTGGTGCCGAAAGTCGAATGGAAAGCAATTGCCGAGGTAACAGGGCAGATTGTCTATCGACATCCAGATCTTGAAAAAGGGCAGGTGATCCCTGCAGGAACGGTCGTACTCAAAGTTGATCCATTGGATTACGAATTGAAACTGATACAAGCAGAGGCGGATCTAAAATCAAGCCAAACCTCATTAGCGAAATTGAATCAAGAAGAAGACAACCTTAATCAGACTCTTAAGATCGAAAAGAATCGCTTAGTGATCAGTAATAAAGAGTTACAACGTAAACAGGATTTGCGTAAGAAAGGGCTGACTTCGCAGTCTGATGTCGATCTACAAAAACAAAGTGCGCTATCTCAACAGAAGTTGGTATTAGATATCGCGAACCAAATCGCATTAATGCCAGACGAAAAACGTGTTGCGCAAGCGGTGATTAAGGTCAATGTATCTAAAGTCAAAGAGGCGCAACGCTCTCTCGATAAGACTACCGTCACTTTACCAAGAGCGATGCGAATTGCTCAAGTTGATATCGAGCAAAATCAAGTAGTTAACCTTCAACAAGAGATGTTTATTGCTCACGGGATTGATGTCATGGAAGTGGAGGCGCAACTTTCTATTCACGATATACAAACTTTAGCCTCCAGTTTTAAGCAGTTCCCTCGCGATACCGCAGGAATTCCTAATCCTTATGAAGCGCCAATCAAAGCAAGCATCCAACTTAACAGCGGTAACCTGAATCTTAGCTGGCCTGCGAAGGTAGCAAGAATCAGCGAAACGGTTGATGAAAACCAAGCGACGGCGGGGATTATTCTCGAGATCGCTCAAGACTATTCACAACTGCAGCCAGACAGCGCAACGCCGTTGGTTAATGGTATGTTTGTAAAAGCCGAGATTGAAGGTGTAGCGAATCTGAGTTGGGTTCTGCCGGAGCGAGCACTGCATGGTGATAAGGTTTACTTGATGGACGACAATCAACGCTTGCAAGTGGTGAATGTTGAAGTGCTTTACCGTAGAGACAATCAAGTGGTTGTGAGTGGTGAGCTACAAACCGGAGACAAGTTGGTTCTAAATGATGTCCTGCCAGCTATCGAGGGCATGTTATTGAAAGAGTCGAACTCTGAAGAGGATGAGCTTGAATCGGATACTCAGGAGAGTGCGTCATGA